The following coding sequences lie in one Rutidosis leptorrhynchoides isolate AG116_Rl617_1_P2 chromosome 6, CSIRO_AGI_Rlap_v1, whole genome shotgun sequence genomic window:
- the LOC139855976 gene encoding uncharacterized protein has protein sequence MGACFSSGGESITTRPNSAFVISPKDEQEELDAGQIYFVLPISKLRGLLTASEMAALAVKASAAMNAKANSKIITSSSRKRKNKSKISPFVVMQTSKINVMVDEEAQNKRLFEQQQMASSSLGVSRSGSIRKMQRYSSRKARLSVRIRSFKLRLSTIYESELLDQSHKYY, from the exons ATGGGTGCTTGTTTCTCATCAGGTGGCGAGTCCATTACGACCCGACCCAATTCGGCGTTCGTAATATCACCTAAAG ATGAGCAAGAAGAGCTTGATGCCGGCCAAATTTATTTCGTGTTACCGATTTCAAAACTTCGAGGACTTCTTACTGCTTCTGAAATGGCAGCACTGGCAGTTAAAGCCAGTGCGGCCATGAATGCAAAAGCAAATTCTAAAATTATTACGTCATCTTCAAGGAAAAGGAAGAATAAATCGAAGATTTCTCCTTTTGTTGTGATGCAAACGAGTAAGATTAATGTGATGGTTGATGAAGAAGCCCAAAATAAGCGATTGTTTGAGCAGCAACAAATGGCGTCTTCGAGTTTAGGAGTTTCGAGATCTGGATCGATACGTAAAATGCAAAGATATTCGTCAAGGAAAGCTCGATTGTCTGTTCGAATTCGATCGTTTAAGCTTCGATTGTCGACAATTTATGAAAGTGAATTATTGGATCAATCTCATAAATACTATTGA